In Syngnathus typhle isolate RoL2023-S1 ecotype Sweden linkage group LG14, RoL_Styp_1.0, whole genome shotgun sequence, one genomic interval encodes:
- the sap130a gene encoding histone deacetylase complex subunit SAP130a isoform X1: protein MSSQQFPRHGQPASSPVGPPLMPVGGNLVPVSQPSNLQAGAEAVDSDQREHPPAGGGTSTVVFRDDKQETMVVRPYPQVQTHGQPQPAPQALPIQPGGPPMALPAPPVLLPQGQPAVLTDGQMKAVLKSPMPSRLIAPAPASNQGHITIPPKVPAHMTSTPESSSATTLSIPVATISGQQGHSSNLHHLMSANIQIIRGSGPTLQIGTPAVPPQTFTSHLPRGAAAAAVMSSSKTVLRPATGAGAGPGQPTVQHIIHQTIQSRPAVTTSTSVLPTAVAPISATRTQSPVINSTATHSAEVAHGRPGLTIHPPPASISIQRPQSSRDTATRITLPSHPAIGAQKPQPPHTMTQKPIFSTVTPVAAATVAPIVATNTVPSTTSLGSVPHTQMSSNTIVTMTMASHSSHATAVTTSAIPVAKVVPQPIAHSSSRVQPDYAGERANLIPIQGHRSSPNPVTMEPRSDNRPPVPVQFQYFLPTYSSSYPLTHTYTPISSSVSTIRQYPVTPQAPSSALPAQAGVGVATTVHLNHMQLMAVDRIGLPSAQISTQGIQPAPMATQGIQPAPIGVQGLHPGTPSIGAPGLQQSAGVQQQPPAEAKSGVVLADGFVANPIGSTAQPVGAMVQAHGQAGASTQVSSPRPCILRKKPTTESCVRKTLIPAQPSEPSSVRMESGMRGASSPRPAGVKPKAEVHMAVAPPVMAAVDALPPPQGGEKQAIVASGAPHLAQALPAILATPGPAPPSQPSAVLSALPAAMAVTPPTPASMANTVASPTPPAPSSTAGCIASCPDAKVKHDPDSVNTSHPDANPVLNTQSSALNVPPTGDLIPGASPRKKPRKQQHIISIEESEMMETNSTDEEKAPGRPITGRAERRESPPREYVDEEGVRYVPVRPRPPVTLLRHYRNPWKAAYHHFQRYSDIRVKEEKKGTLQDMANQRGVACRAQGWKIHLCAAQLRQLSSLEHDVYSRLSSLQEGLIPKKRAGADDDLHRINELIQGNMQRCKLVMDQVTEARDTMMKVLEHKEKVLKLLNKNSAVKKSSKLKRKERA from the exons ATGAGCTCCCAACAATTCCCACGACACGGGCAGCCCGCCTCGAGTCCCGTGGGACCTCCCCTGATGCCCGTCGGTGGAAACCTGGTGCCTGTCAGTCAACCGTCAAATCTGCAAG CCGGTGCTGAGGCTGTGGACAGCGACCAGCGGGAGCACCCGCCAGCGGGAGGCGGCACGAGTACGGTGGTGTTCCGGGACGACAAGCAGGAGACCATGGTGGTGCGACCATACCCGCAGGTGCAGACGCACGGGCAGCCACAGCCCGCCCCGCAGGCGCTGCCCATCCAGCCTGGTGGACCGCCTATGGCGTTGCCTGCTCCGCCGGTGCTTCTGCCGCAAGGCCAGCCCGCGGTCCTCACTGACGGACAGATGAAG GCGGTTCTGAAGTCCCCCATGCCGAGCCGCTTGATAGCCCCTGCGCCAGCATCCAACCAGGGCCACATCACCATTCCCCCCAAGGTCCCGGCCCACATGACATCCACCCCGGAGAGCAGCAGCGCGACCACGCTTTCTATTCCCGTGGCCACCATCAGCGGACAGCAG GGTCACTCAAGCAACTTGCACCACCTTATGTCGGCCAACATCCAGATCATTCGAGGTAGCGGCCCAACGCTGCAGATCGGGACCCCTGCCGTACCGCCGCAGACTTTTACGTCGCATCTCCCACGAG GTGCAGCTGCAGCCGCGGTCATGTCCAGCTCCAAAACAGTCCTCCGACCGGCCACTGGAGCAGGCGCAGGCCCGGGCCAGCCCACCGTGCAGCACATCATCCACCAGACGATTCAG TCTCGTCCGGCTGTGACGACGTCCACGTCTGTGCTTCCCACCGCCGTGGCCCCCATTTCAGCCACGAGGACCCAGTCTCCCGTCATCAATTCCACGGCCACGCACTCTGCAGAAGTTGCTCACGG GCGTCCCGGCTTGACCATTCACCCGCCGCCAGCCAGCATCAGCATCCAGAGGCCTCAGTCGTCGCGCGACACAGCCACGCGCATCACGCTGCCCTCGCACCCGGCCATCGGCGCTCAGAAACCTCAGCCACCGCACACCATGACGCAG AAGCCCATCTTCAGTACCGTCACGCCAGTGGCAGCAGCCACCGTGGCGCCCATCGTGGCCACCAACACCGTGCCCTCCACTACCTCGCTTG GTTCCGTGCCCCACACCCAAATGAGCAGCAACACTATCGTCACCATGACGATGGCCTCCCACTCGTCGCACGCCACCGCCGTCACCACCTCGGCCATCCCCGTCG CCAAAGTGGTACCTCAGCCCATCGCCCACTCGTCGTCTCGCGTGCAGCCCGACTACGCCGGGGAGAGAGCCAACCTCATTCCCATTCAGGGCCATCGCTCGTCGCCCAACCCCGTCACCATGGAGCCGAGAAGCGACAACAG GCCTCCCGTTCCGGTCCAGTTCCAGTATTTCCTGCCGACGTACTCGTCGTCGTATCCCCTGACTCACACCTACACCCCCATCAGCAGCTCTGTGTCCACCATCCGACAATATCCTG TGACTCCCCAAGCTCCAAGTTCCGCGCTGCCCGCGCAGGCCGGCGTGGGTGTGGCCACCACCGTGCACCTCAACCACATGCAGCTTATGGCGGTGGACCGCATCGGCCTGCCGTCGGCGCAGATCAGCACCCAGGGCATCCAGCCGGCGCCCATGGCCACGCAGGGCATCCAACCGGCGCCCATCGGTGTGCAAGGCCTCCACCCGGGTACGCCGTCCATCGGTGCGCCTGGCCTCCAGCAGAGCGCCGGCGTGCAGCAGCAACCGCCCGCCGAAGCAAAATCCG GTGTGGTCTTGGCTGACGGCTTTGTGGCTAACCCGATCGGCAGCACCGCTCAACCGGTCGGCGCCATGGTGCAGGCTCACGGGCAGGCAGGGGCGTCCACCCAGGTGTCCTCGCCGAGACCCTGCATCCTACGCAAGAAGCCCACCACCGAAAG TTGTGTTCGCAAGACCCTCATTCCTGCTCAGCCCAGTGAACCGAGCAGCGTCCGAATGGAGAGCGGCATGAGAGGGGCGAGTTCCCCCCGACCCGCAGG AGTCAAACCCAAAGCCGAGGTGCACATGGCGGTGGCCCCACCCGTCATGGCCGCCGTGGATGCGCTGCCCCCGCCACAGGGCGGCGAGAAGCAAGCGATAGTGGCATCGGGGGCCCCGCACCTCGCCCAAGCCCTGCCCGCCATTCTGGCCACGCCGGGGCCCGCACCGCCCTCTCAGCCCTCTGCCGTCCTTTCGGCCCTTCCTGCGGCCATGGCGGTGACTCCGCCTACTCCCGCTTCCATGGCCAACACGGTGGCGTCGCCCACGCCACCGGCCCCCAGCAGCACCGCCGGCTGCATCGCCAGCTGCCCCGACGCCAAGGTCAAGCACGACCCGGACAGCGTAAACACCTCGCACCCAG ACGCCAACCCTGTCCTGAACACCCAGTCTTCCGCCCTCAATGTGCCCCCCACGGGAGACCTCATCCCAGGGGCCTCCCCGAGGAAAAAGCCTCGCAAGCAGCAGCACATCATCTCCATCGAGGAGAGTGAGATGATGGAGACCAACAGCACGGACGAGGAGAAGGCGCCCGGGAGGCCCATCACAGGCAGGGCTGAGCGCAGAGAGTCTCCCCCCAGGGAATATGTCG ATGAGGAAGGGGTGCGCTACGTGCCCGTCAGGCCCCGGCCGCCAGTCACCCTCCTAAGGCACTACCGTAACCCCTGGAAAGCCGCCTACCACCACTTCCAGAGGTACAGCGATATCCGTGTCAAAG AGGAGAAGAAGGGCACCTTGCAGGACATGGCCAACCAGCGAGGGGTGGCGTGCCGAGCGCAAGGCTGGAAGATTCACCTGTGTGCCGCACAGCTCCGACAGCTG TCTAGTTTAGAGCACGATGTGTACAGCCGCCTGTCCTCCCTGCAAGAGGGCCTCATCCCCAAGAAGAGAGCGGGAGCAGACGACGACCTCCACCGCATCAACGAACTCATACAG GGCAACATGCAGCGCTGCAAGCTGGTAATGGACCAGGTGACGGAGGCTCGGGACACCATGATGAAAGTTCTGGAGCACAAAGAGAAAGTTCTGAAGCTGCTAAATAAGAACAGTGCTGTCAAGAAGTCGTCCAAGCTCAAGCGCAAAGAGCGGGCGTGA
- the sap130a gene encoding histone deacetylase complex subunit SAP130a isoform X2, whose product MSSQQFPRHGQPASSPVGPPLMPVGGNLVPVSQPSNLQAGAEAVDSDQREHPPAGGGTSTVVFRDDKQETMVVRPYPQVQTHGQPQPAPQALPIQPGGPPMALPAPPVLLPQGQPAVLTDGQMKAVLKSPMPSRLIAPAPASNQGHITIPPKVPAHMTSTPESSSATTLSIPVATISGQQGHSSNLHHLMSANIQIIRGSGPTLQIGTPAVPPQTFTSHLPRGAAAAAVMSSSKTVLRPATGAGAGPGQPTVQHIIHQTIQSRPAVTTSTSVLPTAVAPISATRTQSPVINSTATHSAEVAHGRPGLTIHPPPASISIQRPQSSRDTATRITLPSHPAIGAQKPQPPHTMTQKPIFSTVTPVAAATVAPIVATNTVPSTTSLGSVPHTQMSSNTIVTMTMASHSSHATAVTTSAIPVAKVVPQPIAHSSSRVQPDYAGERANLIPIQGHRSSPNPVTMEPRSDNRPPVPVQFQYFLPTYSSSYPLTHTYTPISSSVSTIRQYPVTPQAPSSALPAQAGVGVATTVHLNHMQLMAVDRIGLPSAQISTQGIQPAPMATQGIQPAPIGVQGLHPGVVLADGFVANPIGSTAQPVGAMVQAHGQAGASTQVSSPRPCILRKKPTTESCVRKTLIPAQPSEPSSVRMESGMRGASSPRPAGVKPKAEVHMAVAPPVMAAVDALPPPQGGEKQAIVASGAPHLAQALPAILATPGPAPPSQPSAVLSALPAAMAVTPPTPASMANTVASPTPPAPSSTAGCIASCPDAKVKHDPDSVNTSHPDANPVLNTQSSALNVPPTGDLIPGASPRKKPRKQQHIISIEESEMMETNSTDEEKAPGRPITGRAERRESPPREYVDEEGVRYVPVRPRPPVTLLRHYRNPWKAAYHHFQRYSDIRVKEEKKGTLQDMANQRGVACRAQGWKIHLCAAQLRQLSSLEHDVYSRLSSLQEGLIPKKRAGADDDLHRINELIQGNMQRCKLVMDQVTEARDTMMKVLEHKEKVLKLLNKNSAVKKSSKLKRKERA is encoded by the exons ATGAGCTCCCAACAATTCCCACGACACGGGCAGCCCGCCTCGAGTCCCGTGGGACCTCCCCTGATGCCCGTCGGTGGAAACCTGGTGCCTGTCAGTCAACCGTCAAATCTGCAAG CCGGTGCTGAGGCTGTGGACAGCGACCAGCGGGAGCACCCGCCAGCGGGAGGCGGCACGAGTACGGTGGTGTTCCGGGACGACAAGCAGGAGACCATGGTGGTGCGACCATACCCGCAGGTGCAGACGCACGGGCAGCCACAGCCCGCCCCGCAGGCGCTGCCCATCCAGCCTGGTGGACCGCCTATGGCGTTGCCTGCTCCGCCGGTGCTTCTGCCGCAAGGCCAGCCCGCGGTCCTCACTGACGGACAGATGAAG GCGGTTCTGAAGTCCCCCATGCCGAGCCGCTTGATAGCCCCTGCGCCAGCATCCAACCAGGGCCACATCACCATTCCCCCCAAGGTCCCGGCCCACATGACATCCACCCCGGAGAGCAGCAGCGCGACCACGCTTTCTATTCCCGTGGCCACCATCAGCGGACAGCAG GGTCACTCAAGCAACTTGCACCACCTTATGTCGGCCAACATCCAGATCATTCGAGGTAGCGGCCCAACGCTGCAGATCGGGACCCCTGCCGTACCGCCGCAGACTTTTACGTCGCATCTCCCACGAG GTGCAGCTGCAGCCGCGGTCATGTCCAGCTCCAAAACAGTCCTCCGACCGGCCACTGGAGCAGGCGCAGGCCCGGGCCAGCCCACCGTGCAGCACATCATCCACCAGACGATTCAG TCTCGTCCGGCTGTGACGACGTCCACGTCTGTGCTTCCCACCGCCGTGGCCCCCATTTCAGCCACGAGGACCCAGTCTCCCGTCATCAATTCCACGGCCACGCACTCTGCAGAAGTTGCTCACGG GCGTCCCGGCTTGACCATTCACCCGCCGCCAGCCAGCATCAGCATCCAGAGGCCTCAGTCGTCGCGCGACACAGCCACGCGCATCACGCTGCCCTCGCACCCGGCCATCGGCGCTCAGAAACCTCAGCCACCGCACACCATGACGCAG AAGCCCATCTTCAGTACCGTCACGCCAGTGGCAGCAGCCACCGTGGCGCCCATCGTGGCCACCAACACCGTGCCCTCCACTACCTCGCTTG GTTCCGTGCCCCACACCCAAATGAGCAGCAACACTATCGTCACCATGACGATGGCCTCCCACTCGTCGCACGCCACCGCCGTCACCACCTCGGCCATCCCCGTCG CCAAAGTGGTACCTCAGCCCATCGCCCACTCGTCGTCTCGCGTGCAGCCCGACTACGCCGGGGAGAGAGCCAACCTCATTCCCATTCAGGGCCATCGCTCGTCGCCCAACCCCGTCACCATGGAGCCGAGAAGCGACAACAG GCCTCCCGTTCCGGTCCAGTTCCAGTATTTCCTGCCGACGTACTCGTCGTCGTATCCCCTGACTCACACCTACACCCCCATCAGCAGCTCTGTGTCCACCATCCGACAATATCCTG TGACTCCCCAAGCTCCAAGTTCCGCGCTGCCCGCGCAGGCCGGCGTGGGTGTGGCCACCACCGTGCACCTCAACCACATGCAGCTTATGGCGGTGGACCGCATCGGCCTGCCGTCGGCGCAGATCAGCACCCAGGGCATCCAGCCGGCGCCCATGGCCACGCAGGGCATCCAACCGGCGCCCATCGGTGTGCAAGGCCTCCACCCGG GTGTGGTCTTGGCTGACGGCTTTGTGGCTAACCCGATCGGCAGCACCGCTCAACCGGTCGGCGCCATGGTGCAGGCTCACGGGCAGGCAGGGGCGTCCACCCAGGTGTCCTCGCCGAGACCCTGCATCCTACGCAAGAAGCCCACCACCGAAAG TTGTGTTCGCAAGACCCTCATTCCTGCTCAGCCCAGTGAACCGAGCAGCGTCCGAATGGAGAGCGGCATGAGAGGGGCGAGTTCCCCCCGACCCGCAGG AGTCAAACCCAAAGCCGAGGTGCACATGGCGGTGGCCCCACCCGTCATGGCCGCCGTGGATGCGCTGCCCCCGCCACAGGGCGGCGAGAAGCAAGCGATAGTGGCATCGGGGGCCCCGCACCTCGCCCAAGCCCTGCCCGCCATTCTGGCCACGCCGGGGCCCGCACCGCCCTCTCAGCCCTCTGCCGTCCTTTCGGCCCTTCCTGCGGCCATGGCGGTGACTCCGCCTACTCCCGCTTCCATGGCCAACACGGTGGCGTCGCCCACGCCACCGGCCCCCAGCAGCACCGCCGGCTGCATCGCCAGCTGCCCCGACGCCAAGGTCAAGCACGACCCGGACAGCGTAAACACCTCGCACCCAG ACGCCAACCCTGTCCTGAACACCCAGTCTTCCGCCCTCAATGTGCCCCCCACGGGAGACCTCATCCCAGGGGCCTCCCCGAGGAAAAAGCCTCGCAAGCAGCAGCACATCATCTCCATCGAGGAGAGTGAGATGATGGAGACCAACAGCACGGACGAGGAGAAGGCGCCCGGGAGGCCCATCACAGGCAGGGCTGAGCGCAGAGAGTCTCCCCCCAGGGAATATGTCG ATGAGGAAGGGGTGCGCTACGTGCCCGTCAGGCCCCGGCCGCCAGTCACCCTCCTAAGGCACTACCGTAACCCCTGGAAAGCCGCCTACCACCACTTCCAGAGGTACAGCGATATCCGTGTCAAAG AGGAGAAGAAGGGCACCTTGCAGGACATGGCCAACCAGCGAGGGGTGGCGTGCCGAGCGCAAGGCTGGAAGATTCACCTGTGTGCCGCACAGCTCCGACAGCTG TCTAGTTTAGAGCACGATGTGTACAGCCGCCTGTCCTCCCTGCAAGAGGGCCTCATCCCCAAGAAGAGAGCGGGAGCAGACGACGACCTCCACCGCATCAACGAACTCATACAG GGCAACATGCAGCGCTGCAAGCTGGTAATGGACCAGGTGACGGAGGCTCGGGACACCATGATGAAAGTTCTGGAGCACAAAGAGAAAGTTCTGAAGCTGCTAAATAAGAACAGTGCTGTCAAGAAGTCGTCCAAGCTCAAGCGCAAAGAGCGGGCGTGA